CCACAAAAAGCCTTAGCAATTGCTAAGGCTTTTTTGTTATCAGGAGGTTTCGGATAGTATGGCGCAGGCCAATTCGTTTTATATTTAATCTCCTTTTTCCACCGGCGTTATCCGCAACTCCTTCATCTCATTCCCCCTGATCACTTTCAAAAACTGCCACTGCCCAATCTTCTCCTCCGTCAGCATTTTAAAAAACTGATCTGCCGTCTCCACCAGCTGATCCGCAAAGCCCACAATAATATCGCCATCCATCACCCCTGCCTTCGCTGCCGGACTACTCCTCTCCACCTGCGTCACAAACAATCCCTGCCTGTTCTTCACTTCATGCATCGCCCGTAACCTCGGCACAAGATCCACCTGCTGCATTGCCACCCCGATGTAAGCCCGCTTCACCTTCCCAAAACGAATTAACTGATTTGCGATCGATTTAGCCGTGTTTATACTAATAGCAAAGCATAATCCCTGCGCCCCATTAATAATCGCTGTATTGACCCCAATAACGGCACCATCGCCATTTATGAGCGGCCCTCCGGAATTACCAGGATTTAATGCAGCATCTGTTTGAATCATGCTATCCATCATCAGTCCATCAGCGCCTCTTAACGATCGCCCTAATGCACTGATGACACCAGCAGTCACCGTATGCTGAAAACCCAGGGGATTACCAATTGCAATAACAAGCTGCCCGATCCTGAGTTCATCAGCATCTCCAAATGGCACCGTTGTCAACTCTCCCGCTTCTATTTTTAATACCGCTAAATCTGTCGCAGCATCCTGTCCTGCAAGATACGCGGGGTAAGTCCTCCCGTCCTGCAACATTACTTTCAAATGAGTGGCCCCTTTTACGACATGACTATTCGTAAACAGATACCCATCTGAAGAAAAAATAAAACCGGAACCCGAGCCACCCACAACCTCGCCACGGGAACTGCGCTCCAGTCTTTCAATTTTTACCACCGCCGGACTTACTTTTTCCACGGCTTCGATAATTACCTGAGAATATGTGTCCATGCCAGGGAGGAGATCAAATACCTTACCCCGGTGCATCAGCAGACAAGGTGGCAGGCAAAAAGGGATTAAGAACTGACAATTCAGCTTAGCTGGTTGTTCCTTCTTCCAATTTGCAGGAAGTACCTTATAGAATTACAGTGAAGACCCGAAGCTTATGTATCTCTAAAAGATCATTACAAGATCACTAGAAGGTCACCTCAATATCCAAAGGATATACAAGTGACCTTCTAGTGACCTTGTAGTGTTGGAAAAATGAAAAAGAGGGAGCGAATCTTGCCTGGCTTCATATCAGTTTTTGGGGGAAATTTCAGTAGTTACTTTGAGCATTTTCTATCGTTTCATTGAAGCCCTTTATCCATTCAACCCCCACTTATCGCTTCCCCAAAAAGAGAGGGGTCATTGCAAAGAAAAAAATACCCCGTCTCGTTGAGACGGGGTAAAAAACTTACTTCCTCCTGAAAATCTTCTTCATGGCTCTACCCAGTTTCGAGAGATTGGCCAGCTGCTCCTGGATAGGCCGCAAGGTCAGATCCTCCGGCTGTATGCCAGGTTCCATGTATTCGATCTCTGTCTGTTCAGGATAGATCAGGATCACATTGTTATTGGCAAAATACTTTGAAATACGGGATGCCAGCCCTTCCAGCGAAGGGCGGTAAGATAGCGTGCCTTTGCGCGCCGCTACCACTATCAGCAGGTCGTTCCGGGTTGTTTCATATGCCAGTGCCGGCAGGTCTACGAGATCATGCCAGAGTTTGAAACCAATATCCACTGTTTGTTTCAGGTTGCGCACCAGTTCTTCTGTAAACTTTTGTGTTGCCCCTTCACAGTAGATCATTAGTTTTCCACCCACCTGCTTACTTAACAAAAACATTTTTTGCATATAATGAGCAAAACCTATTTCATACTCGGCATTGCGTGGCAATACCAGCACGATCCGGCGTGTTGCATTTAAAGGAAAAGAGAAATCACATACATACAAATTCTCCCATACACTCTGCAACACATTATCAAGCGTAGAACCGAAGATAGAACCAAAGATCCTGTCAGTAGCACTGGTCTTATCGGTCCAGCCAATGATCACATCAGTAATGCCCAGTTCTTTCGAAGCGCGGGCAATGCCATCAGACACGTTCAGGTCAATACGCGTTACCACCTGCACCTTGCTTTCGGTAGCGGCAGCATGGGCCACCACGGCTTCCATCATCCTGTTCGTCTGGGTCATGCGGGCCTTTGCTTCTTCATCGTCCTGCACGACTGCCAGCGGGTATACCGGCGTCTTGGCATTCGGATCTTTGATCATCACGGCAAAGTCCAG
This window of the Chitinophaga sancti genome carries:
- a CDS encoding S1C family serine protease encodes the protein MDTYSQVIIEAVEKVSPAVVKIERLERSSRGEVVGGSGSGFIFSSDGYLFTNSHVVKGATHLKVMLQDGRTYPAYLAGQDAATDLAVLKIEAGELTTVPFGDADELRIGQLVIAIGNPLGFQHTVTAGVISALGRSLRGADGLMMDSMIQTDAALNPGNSGGPLINGDGAVIGVNTAIINGAQGLCFAISINTAKSIANQLIRFGKVKRAYIGVAMQQVDLVPRLRAMHEVKNRQGLFVTQVERSSPAAKAGVMDGDIIVGFADQLVETADQFFKMLTEEKIGQWQFLKVIRGNEMKELRITPVEKGD